Genomic segment of Streptomyces alboniger:
CGGGCGAGGTGGTTATGGTAGGGGCTCCACTGGCCACCACCAGAGCCGACAGGGGAGGTGCGGCTGCGTCCGCGGATCGGGGAGGAGCGCTCCGGCGTTTTCTCGGGTTGGCGGGTGAGCCGAAATCCGTGACCGACACCGCTGACCGCATCCGTGCCAACGACTCCGCTCAGACCGCGACCTTTGCCGCTGACGCGGAATCGCAGGCGTGGACTCCGCCCACCTGGGAGGAGATCGTCAGCACGCACAGCGGCCGCGTATACCGCCTGGCGTATCGCCTGACCGGCAATCAACACGACGCCGAGGACCTCACCCAGGAGGTCTTCGTCCGTGTCTTCCGGTCCCTTTCGACCTACACCCCCGGCACGTTCGAGGGCTGGCTGCACCGCATCACCACGAACCTCTTCCTGGACATGGTGCGCCGCAAGCAGCGCATCCGTTTCGACGCCCTCGGGGACGACGCGGCCGAGCGGCTGCCGAGCCGCGAGCCGTCGCCGCAACAGGTGTTCAACGACACGCACTTCGACGCGGACGTCCAGCAGGCGCTCGACACCCTCGCGCCCGAATTCCGCGCCGCCGTGGTCCTCTGCGACATCGAGGGCCTTTCGTACGAGGAGATCGCCGCCACGCTCGGCGTCAAGCTCGGTACGGTCCGCAGCCGTATCCACCGGGGCCGTTCGCAGCTGCGCAAGGCCCTCCAGCACCGCTCTCCCGAGGCCCGCGCCGAGCGTCGTTCGCTCGCGGTCACGGGAGCCGTGGCGCTGGGAGGAGGGGGCGCGACCGCGTGAGTGGATCACGGTCGAATCCTGCCGAGCGGCGCCTGGCCGAGGCCGAGCAGCATCTCGGGGACCGGCTCGCCGCCCTGGTGGACGGCGAGTTGGGTCATGACGCGCGCGAGCGGGTCCTCGCGCATCTGGCGACCTGTCCGATGTGCAAGACCGAGGCCGATGCCCAGCGCCGGCTGAAGAGCGTCTTCGCGCAGGCGGCGCCGCCACCGCCGAGCGAGAGTTTCCTCGCCCGGCTCCAAGGTCTTCCAGCGGGCGGCTCCGAGCCGCCCGGCGGCCCCGGACACCCCGGTGACGGGGACGGGTTCGCCACCGGCGCCACCGGTTCCGCCGGGCTGCCGCGGACCGGGCTCTTCGGCGTGAGCACCGAGTCCTTCGTGGGGTACGCCCCTTCCGGTGCCCATGCAGCGGTGCTGCCCGGCGAGGGGCGGGGCTTCCGCATCCACGACGTCACCCGGCACGACGGCGACCGCTCGCTCTGGCGCGGACGGCGCTTCGCGTTCGCCGCGGCCGGTGCGGTGTCGCTGGCCGCGATCGCGCTGGGCGGGGTCACCGCGGGCGTCCCCGCGGACCTCGGGGACACCCGGGCCGGCGGCTCCAAGGCCAACAGCAATGTGACGCCGCAGCGCATCCCGGGCTCGGGCGCCACCGCGGCCTCCGACTCCGTGCGGCGCCGTGGCGGCGGCAATCCGCTGTCGGTGCAGGGCCAGCGCCCCGGCGCCCTGTCCGCGCCGGTCGCCCCGACCGAGGTGAAGGGGCCCCTGCTGCCCGGGGCCGCGCAGCCGCCGCGCTCCCGCGAGAGCGCGCGGGAGCTGACGGGGCCCATGCTGACGGGCGCCGCCGTGCTCTCCCCGCTGATACGCCCGCCGCAGACCGGCCACGCACGACCGCCCGCGGTGGGGCCCGTGGGCACGAGAGGCGCGGATCCGGTGAACACCACCGCGGCGGCCCCCGGTTCGGGCCCGCTGCTGGGCACCTCGCAGGTCCACTGACGCGACAGGCGCCTGCGCTCCGGCGGGGGAACCTGGTTGAATCTCGGTGGACCGTGCTTGCCTAGGGGACTTGGCGGGTGCGGGGTTGAGCAGGTAATCGGCGTCCGCCGCAGGGCAGTTGTGGGGAGAGCATGGACGAGGGCAAGCCCACGAAGGCCAAGTGGTGGAGCCGCCCCCGGCCGGAAACGCCGGGGGCCACGCAGCCGCCGCCCGCGACACCCGGGCAGCCCGCTGACCCGGCGCAGGGCCTGACGGGGCCCCAGGGCGGCGCCGCACTCCCCGGGAACGCCGAGCGGCCCCGCCCCCTGCACGACCCGGACCCGTACAGCACCCCGCCGTACGGCGAGCCGGGCCCCTGGGCACCCGCGCCCCCCGTGCAACACCCGGCGGCGACCCCGGCCCACGGCACGACCCTCCCGCCCACCACGCCGGGCGGCACCCCCGCGCACGGCACTGCCGCGGGCCTCTCGCCCCAGGGCACCCCGGCCCCAGCACCCGCGCAGGGCCACCATGGGCCGGCCCCGGCCCTCGGCGGCACACCGGCTCACGGCACCCCCGCAGGCCCCTCGGCGCCCGCGCAGGGCCCCGGTGGCCCGGCCCCGACCCTCGGCGGCACGCCCCCGCACGGCACCCCCGCGGGCCTCCCAGACCACGCCGCCCCACCCCCAGCGCCCGCGCAGGGCCCCGCAGGCCCCCCGAGCCACTCCACCCCGCCGCCCACACACGCCGTGCCCGCCCAGGCCCCCTACGGCGACACCGGCCACCTCCACGCCGCCCCGCCGCAAAGCGCTCAAGGCGTGGGGCGGCGGCCGTACGATCCGTGGAACGCGCCTCTTCAGCAGATCGGGTCGTTGCCCCCGCAGACCAAGGAGCGGCAGGGCAGGCGGGCACGGCGGGTGGCCGTGGTCGGGGTCGCGTTGATCGCCCTCGTGTCCGGGCTCGTCGGCGGCGCCCTCGGCTCGTACCTGGAGCGCAACGGCGTCGATGAGATCGAGCTTCCGCAGGTCGGGGCGGAGTCCAAGGACCGGCCCAGCGGCAGTGTGGCCGGTATCGCCGCCGCGGCCCTGCCCGGCGTCGTGACCCTGCACGTCAGCGGAGACTCGGCGCAGGGCACCGGCACCGGCTTCGTCCTCGACGGCAAGGGCCACATCCTCACCAACAACCACGTCGTCGAGCCCGCGGGCACCGGCGGCGAGATAACGGTGACCTTCAGCGGCGGCCAGACCGCCAAGGCGGAGGTCATCGGCCGCGACTCCGGCTACGACCTCGCCGTCGTCAAGGTCTCCAACGTGCGCGGCCTCAAGCCCCTGACCCTCGGCAACTCCGAGAACGTCCAGGTCGGTGACCCCGTCGTCGCCATCGGCGCCCCCTTCGACCTGGCGAACACCGTCACCTCCGGGATCATCAGCGCCAAGGAGCGGCCCATCACCGCGGGCGGCGAGAAGGGCGACGGCAGCGACGTCTCGTACGTGGACGCGCTCCAGACCGACGCCCCCATCAACCCGGGCAACTCGGGCGGCCCGCTGGTCGACTCCAAGGCGCGCGTCATCGGCATCAACAGCGCCATCCGTTCCGCCGACGACGGCTCGGACTCGGGCCGCGGCCAGGCGGGCTCCATCGGCC
This window contains:
- the sigE gene encoding RNA polymerase sigma factor SigE produces the protein MVGAPLATTRADRGGAAASADRGGALRRFLGLAGEPKSVTDTADRIRANDSAQTATFAADAESQAWTPPTWEEIVSTHSGRVYRLAYRLTGNQHDAEDLTQEVFVRVFRSLSTYTPGTFEGWLHRITTNLFLDMVRRKQRIRFDALGDDAAERLPSREPSPQQVFNDTHFDADVQQALDTLAPEFRAAVVLCDIEGLSYEEIAATLGVKLGTVRSRIHRGRSQLRKALQHRSPEARAERRSLAVTGAVALGGGGATA
- a CDS encoding anti-sigma factor family protein; this encodes MSGSRSNPAERRLAEAEQHLGDRLAALVDGELGHDARERVLAHLATCPMCKTEADAQRRLKSVFAQAAPPPPSESFLARLQGLPAGGSEPPGGPGHPGDGDGFATGATGSAGLPRTGLFGVSTESFVGYAPSGAHAAVLPGEGRGFRIHDVTRHDGDRSLWRGRRFAFAAAGAVSLAAIALGGVTAGVPADLGDTRAGGSKANSNVTPQRIPGSGATAASDSVRRRGGGNPLSVQGQRPGALSAPVAPTEVKGPLLPGAAQPPRSRESARELTGPMLTGAAVLSPLIRPPQTGHARPPAVGPVGTRGADPVNTTAAAPGSGPLLGTSQVH
- a CDS encoding S1C family serine protease, translating into MDEGKPTKAKWWSRPRPETPGATQPPPATPGQPADPAQGLTGPQGGAALPGNAERPRPLHDPDPYSTPPYGEPGPWAPAPPVQHPAATPAHGTTLPPTTPGGTPAHGTAAGLSPQGTPAPAPAQGHHGPAPALGGTPAHGTPAGPSAPAQGPGGPAPTLGGTPPHGTPAGLPDHAAPPPAPAQGPAGPPSHSTPPPTHAVPAQAPYGDTGHLHAAPPQSAQGVGRRPYDPWNAPLQQIGSLPPQTKERQGRRARRVAVVGVALIALVSGLVGGALGSYLERNGVDEIELPQVGAESKDRPSGSVAGIAAAALPGVVTLHVSGDSAQGTGTGFVLDGKGHILTNNHVVEPAGTGGEITVTFSGGQTAKAEVIGRDSGYDLAVVKVSNVRGLKPLTLGNSENVQVGDPVVAIGAPFDLANTVTSGIISAKERPITAGGEKGDGSDVSYVDALQTDAPINPGNSGGPLVDSKARVIGINSAIRSADDGSDSGRGQAGSIGLGFAIPINQGKRVAEELINFGKATHPVIGVTLDTEFTGDGARIADKGRDGGPAVNANGPGDKAGLKPGDIITEVDGSPVHSSDELIVKVRAHRPKDRLDLTIERADRDREVTLVLGSADGD